The Paraburkholderia sp. D15 genome has a segment encoding these proteins:
- the tnpB gene encoding IS66 family insertion sequence element accessory protein TnpB (TnpB, as the term is used for proteins encoded by IS66 family insertion elements, is considered an accessory protein, since TnpC, encoded by a neighboring gene, is a DDE family transposase.): MFRFDEGLKVYLHRDPVDFRMGINGLSILVEQAMRLNPMTSALFVFGNRRRDRIKILGWGGNGFWLLLKRLEADRFIWPHGGDTITLSAEQLHWLLDGIDLAVIQKHPQRYYARMS, encoded by the coding sequence TTGTTCCGGTTCGACGAAGGGCTGAAGGTCTATCTGCATCGAGACCCGGTCGACTTCCGCATGGGCATCAACGGACTGTCGATTCTGGTCGAACAGGCGATGCGCCTGAACCCGATGACCTCGGCGCTGTTCGTGTTCGGCAATCGCCGACGCGATCGAATCAAGATCCTCGGCTGGGGTGGCAATGGCTTCTGGTTACTGCTCAAACGACTCGAAGCTGATCGCTTCATCTGGCCGCACGGAGGCGACACAATCACGCTCAGCGCCGAACAGTTGCACTGGCTGCTCGACGGAATCGATCTGGCCGTGATCCAGAAGCATCCCCAGCGATATTACGCGCGGATGAGCTGA
- a CDS encoding DNA polymerase Y family protein produces the protein MQVWIGVHLPLLCLEVFRPKWSRDAGAALVVLDRERVLVLDDVARAAGVRPGMRRGGVLTMAPDAQLRERDPAREHATTVALATGLMQFSPQVALAAENTVLVDVSASLRLFGGVRALLRAMKRVAETIGVTGSFGVAPTGDGAWLLARHGGGRALSQRSLLRALSALPVTLLPPARKFAEWFTGIGCETIGELMRLPRAGLKKRCGVALIEQLDRATGGAPEAHEWLELPPTFSARVEMPDRIEHAEACLFAARRLIAQMTGWLVNQQLAIVRLGVVLEHERGRAAIEPTTIDIALAEPTWREEHVVRLLRERLARVDLAAAVIAIGIEARDVQAAAPESDSLFPEPGGSPADHARLMELLVARLGPENVLRPAPVADHRPEEAARWVPLTDAAKWVAPPSDTPRPVWLMEKPVKLLMRAHRPFYGTPLRMVSPGERVEAGWFAGELVTRDYFVAESDDAICYWIYRERVGSRDDEEARWYLHGLFG, from the coding sequence ATGCAAGTGTGGATCGGCGTTCACCTCCCGCTACTGTGCCTCGAAGTGTTCCGGCCGAAGTGGTCGCGTGATGCGGGGGCGGCCCTCGTCGTGCTCGATCGCGAACGGGTGCTCGTGCTCGACGATGTCGCACGCGCTGCGGGCGTACGGCCAGGCATGCGGCGCGGCGGCGTTCTGACCATGGCTCCGGACGCGCAGTTGCGCGAACGTGATCCGGCGCGCGAACACGCCACCACCGTTGCACTGGCGACGGGCCTCATGCAGTTCTCACCGCAGGTCGCACTTGCCGCCGAAAACACGGTGCTGGTTGACGTCTCCGCGAGTCTGCGGCTCTTCGGTGGCGTGCGCGCGCTTCTGCGCGCCATGAAGCGCGTGGCGGAGACGATCGGCGTGACTGGATCGTTTGGCGTCGCGCCGACTGGCGACGGCGCGTGGCTGCTCGCGCGGCACGGCGGCGGCCGGGCACTCTCACAGCGATCGCTATTGCGCGCGCTGTCGGCACTACCTGTTACCCTCCTGCCGCCAGCCCGTAAATTCGCCGAATGGTTTACCGGCATCGGATGCGAGACGATCGGCGAACTGATGCGACTGCCGCGCGCGGGTCTGAAAAAACGCTGCGGCGTCGCGTTGATCGAACAGCTTGATCGCGCGACCGGAGGTGCGCCCGAGGCACATGAGTGGCTTGAGTTGCCGCCGACTTTTTCTGCGCGCGTGGAAATGCCGGATCGCATCGAACACGCCGAAGCCTGTCTGTTCGCCGCGCGCAGGTTGATCGCGCAGATGACGGGATGGCTCGTGAACCAGCAGCTGGCGATCGTCCGGCTCGGCGTCGTGCTCGAACACGAACGCGGCCGCGCGGCTATCGAGCCAACGACGATCGATATTGCGCTCGCCGAGCCGACATGGCGTGAGGAGCATGTCGTCAGGCTGTTACGCGAGCGGCTCGCGCGCGTTGATCTGGCTGCTGCGGTGATTGCGATCGGGATCGAGGCACGCGACGTTCAGGCGGCAGCGCCCGAATCGGATTCGCTCTTTCCGGAGCCTGGCGGCTCGCCGGCAGATCACGCGCGCCTGATGGAGCTGCTCGTCGCACGCCTCGGTCCGGAGAACGTCCTGCGGCCGGCGCCGGTTGCTGACCACCGGCCCGAAGAGGCCGCGCGCTGGGTGCCGCTCACCGACGCCGCGAAGTGGGTGGCACCGCCGAGCGACACGCCCCGACCGGTCTGGTTAATGGAAAAACCCGTGAAGCTTCTCATGCGTGCACACCGGCCGTTTTACGGCACGCCGCTGCGCATGGTGTCGCCGGGCGAGCGCGTCGAGGCCGGCTGGTTCGCGGGCGAACTCGTCACACGCGACTACTTCGTCGCCGAATCCGACGACGCGATCTGCTACTGGATCTACCGGGAGCGCGTCGGCAGTCGCGACGATGAGGAAGCGCGCTGGTATCTGCATGGGCTCTTTGGCTGA
- the chrA gene encoding chromate efflux transporter has product METGMTSSRPARAGAAPEVLAVFLRLGLTCFGGPIAHIGYFRREFVERRHWLDDETFTDLVGLCQFLPGPASSQVGFSIGLLRAGWLGGLAAWCGFTLPSVLLLLVFAAVAPSLTGPVGGGLIHGLKLVAVAVVSQAVWDMARRLCPDHRRAAIALVAIAVLSILTTVYAQLIVIALDAALGFIFCRVTSSAGAVGMQQHVHEFRVSRTAGALALTLFCVLLFGLPAFAQLHGIQAVKVFDGFYRSGALVFGGGHVVLPLLQQETVATGWVSSNVSLTGYGAAQAVPGPLFTFAAFLGWMMTQAPNHWVGALLATAGIFLPGLLLVLAALPYWQALRARPSMAAVLSGVNAAVVGLLATALYSPVWTSAIRSGVDFAMATIGFFLLTRWKIPPLAVVVICALAGIAEAVLK; this is encoded by the coding sequence ATGGAAACAGGTATGACGTCATCACGCCCCGCCCGGGCGGGCGCCGCGCCTGAAGTTCTTGCGGTATTCCTCAGGCTGGGGCTGACCTGTTTCGGTGGTCCCATCGCTCACATTGGCTACTTTCGGCGCGAATTCGTCGAGCGGCGTCACTGGCTGGATGACGAGACGTTTACCGATCTTGTCGGGCTATGCCAGTTCCTTCCAGGCCCTGCAAGCAGTCAGGTGGGATTCTCGATTGGCCTCCTAAGGGCCGGGTGGTTGGGTGGGCTCGCCGCCTGGTGCGGGTTCACATTGCCCTCCGTCCTGCTCCTGCTCGTTTTCGCAGCCGTCGCTCCAAGCCTCACTGGACCGGTCGGCGGCGGATTGATTCATGGTCTCAAACTCGTCGCCGTCGCTGTCGTTTCCCAAGCAGTATGGGATATGGCCCGGCGATTGTGCCCGGATCATCGCCGGGCCGCCATCGCACTCGTTGCCATCGCGGTGCTCAGCATCCTGACGACTGTCTATGCACAACTCATCGTGATCGCGCTCGACGCGGCGCTTGGATTCATCTTTTGCCGGGTAACGTCCTCAGCTGGCGCCGTCGGCATGCAACAGCACGTTCACGAATTCCGGGTGTCCCGCACCGCGGGGGCGCTTGCACTGACCCTCTTCTGCGTCCTGCTCTTTGGGCTTCCGGCATTTGCACAACTTCACGGTATCCAGGCCGTCAAGGTTTTCGACGGCTTCTACCGCTCCGGCGCGCTCGTTTTCGGCGGCGGTCACGTGGTGCTCCCACTCTTGCAGCAGGAGACAGTCGCAACAGGGTGGGTATCGTCGAATGTTTCTCTCACCGGTTATGGTGCCGCACAGGCCGTCCCCGGGCCGCTCTTCACGTTCGCCGCCTTTCTTGGTTGGATGATGACCCAGGCGCCGAATCATTGGGTCGGTGCGCTGCTGGCCACAGCGGGCATCTTTCTGCCCGGACTGCTGCTCGTCCTGGCGGCGTTGCCCTACTGGCAAGCGCTGCGCGCCCGCCCTTCAATGGCCGCTGTCCTCTCCGGCGTGAATGCCGCTGTTGTCGGACTGCTGGCGACCGCGCTTTATTCGCCGGTTTGGACCAGCGCGATACGCTCCGGCGTCGATTTTGCCATGGCGACGATTGGCTTTTTCCTGTTGACGCGCTGGAAAATTCCGCCACTTGCGGTCGTCGTGATCTGTGCGCTGGCGGGTATTGCCGAAGCCGTTCTGAAGTGA
- a CDS encoding IS66 family transposase — protein sequence MPNSPVMLSAEKYEALIAASAERDALRGELRLVRAQRDLAEEKLRAYKHELFGASSEARHADQLGLFNEAEALATTAGAPACEDVPGTSVAAHTRGKRGRKPLDSNLPREVVRHELPESERFCAHDGHALVEVGVETSEQLDVIPEQVRVVQHQRVKYACLCCDLGIKVTPAPARIIPRGLLTESALAWIITGKYQYGIPLYRQATLLRRFGGDISSNTLAASVVRVGLATQPVINLMRDALLESDLIYGDETTFQVLKEPGRRPQAKSYLWAQINGSGPPVRMFSYSPGRGAQHAQKLYAGVQSGTVLMTDGYEPYNGIAHNHQLVHLGCWAHVRRGFIKAEESVPNAARSPDLLATRFVVLIGKLFAAEARSAKWAPERRQRLRARYSARVLSIIERMLVEHLPGILPSSLLGKALQYMSGQWPKLVRYVGNGNWPISNNLCENAIRPFVVGRKGWLFSDTVAGAQASANLYSLVETCKASGVEPYRYLVWLFQKLPLANTVSDYEALLPWCCPPESAEQEARCTLSL from the coding sequence ATGCCGAATAGCCCCGTTATGCTGAGCGCCGAGAAGTACGAGGCGTTGATTGCCGCGAGCGCCGAACGTGACGCGCTGCGCGGCGAGCTTCGGCTCGTGAGGGCCCAGCGCGATCTGGCCGAAGAGAAACTGCGGGCCTACAAGCACGAGTTGTTCGGCGCTTCGAGCGAGGCGCGCCATGCCGACCAGCTCGGCCTGTTCAACGAAGCCGAGGCACTTGCGACGACTGCCGGCGCGCCTGCGTGCGAGGACGTGCCCGGCACATCGGTCGCAGCTCACACGCGCGGCAAGCGTGGGCGCAAACCGCTCGATTCGAACCTGCCACGCGAGGTCGTGCGACACGAACTACCCGAGTCTGAACGGTTCTGCGCGCACGATGGCCACGCCCTCGTCGAGGTCGGCGTCGAGACAAGCGAGCAGCTCGATGTGATTCCCGAGCAGGTGCGCGTCGTTCAGCACCAGCGGGTCAAGTACGCTTGCCTGTGCTGCGATCTCGGTATCAAGGTCACACCGGCACCGGCGCGCATCATTCCACGCGGGCTGCTCACGGAATCCGCGCTGGCGTGGATCATCACTGGCAAGTACCAGTACGGTATCCCGCTATATCGGCAGGCCACGCTGTTGCGTCGCTTCGGCGGCGACATCTCGTCGAACACGCTGGCCGCCAGCGTGGTGCGGGTGGGACTGGCCACGCAACCGGTGATCAACCTGATGCGCGACGCGCTGCTCGAATCAGACCTGATCTACGGCGACGAAACCACGTTCCAGGTGCTGAAGGAGCCGGGACGAAGGCCGCAGGCGAAGAGTTACCTGTGGGCACAGATCAACGGCTCGGGGCCGCCTGTGCGGATGTTCTCGTACTCGCCGGGGCGCGGCGCCCAGCATGCGCAGAAGCTCTATGCCGGCGTGCAGTCTGGCACCGTGCTGATGACTGACGGGTACGAGCCCTACAACGGCATCGCCCACAATCACCAGCTCGTGCATCTCGGATGCTGGGCACACGTGCGCCGCGGCTTCATCAAGGCCGAGGAGTCGGTGCCGAACGCGGCACGCTCGCCGGACCTGCTGGCGACGCGCTTCGTCGTGCTGATCGGCAAGCTGTTCGCAGCCGAGGCACGCAGTGCGAAGTGGGCGCCCGAACGCCGGCAGCGACTGCGTGCCCGATACAGTGCCCGCGTGCTCTCCATCATCGAGCGTATGCTGGTCGAGCATCTACCGGGCATCCTGCCGTCGAGTCTGCTCGGCAAGGCATTGCAGTACATGAGTGGACAGTGGCCCAAGCTGGTCCGCTACGTCGGCAACGGCAACTGGCCGATCTCGAACAACCTGTGCGAGAACGCGATCCGGCCGTTCGTCGTCGGCCGCAAGGGCTGGCTGTTCTCGGATACGGTTGCCGGCGCGCAGGCCAGCGCCAACCTGTACTCCCTCGTCGAGACGTGCAAGGCTAGCGGCGTCGAGCCATACCGCTATCTCGTATGGTTGTTCCAGAAACTTCCGCTCGCGAACACCGTGAGCGACTACGAGGCGCTCTTGCCCTGGTGTTGCCCGCCAGAAAGCGCTGAACAGGAGGCGAGATGTACCCTCAGTTTGTGA
- a CDS encoding GNAT family N-acetyltransferase yields MYPQFVIRACRPSDADQLTKLAFLSKAHWGYPKEWLDLWQADLTVTPGMIEGSIAYVAETEEQIIGFWVRASVDSDEPTRGWLFVHPDHMGRGVARALWSELRNEAAARGIKSFVIEADPNAAPFYLALGAEKIGEKESSVIPGRLFPILRVSV; encoded by the coding sequence ATGTACCCTCAGTTTGTGATACGCGCCTGCCGCCCTTCGGATGCGGATCAACTCACGAAGCTCGCGTTTCTTTCGAAGGCGCACTGGGGCTACCCTAAAGAATGGCTGGATCTGTGGCAAGCCGATCTTACAGTCACACCCGGGATGATCGAAGGCTCAATTGCCTACGTCGCCGAAACCGAAGAACAGATAATCGGGTTCTGGGTCAGGGCCTCGGTTGATTCCGATGAGCCTACTCGCGGGTGGTTATTCGTTCACCCTGATCATATGGGTCGAGGCGTCGCACGTGCACTATGGTCCGAACTCCGAAATGAGGCGGCGGCAAGGGGAATCAAGAGCTTCGTGATCGAAGCTGATCCCAATGCCGCGCCGTTCTATCTGGCGCTCGGCGCGGAAAAAATCGGCGAGAAAGAATCATCCGTTATTCCCGGACGACTCTTTCCAATCCTGCGGGTATCTGTCTGA
- the imuA gene encoding translesion DNA synthesis-associated protein ImuA produces MYSEAGGITLWRGSQLGGRHTRVVVSGSPQLDAGMPGGGWPRGALTELLVSGHGVGEMRLLRPALAAIADRPVMLLQPPHRLQPAALAAWGLSAEHVRVLHAGKTADALWAAEQILRAGTTGALIFWQNHVRPESLRRLHLAAQTSDTLFFLIRPLAAASDASTAPLRLALRPVRDGVNVEFVKRRGPRRDDTLSVLLSPSPILNVNRNASVDRRSPPATVPRSVPAEVVA; encoded by the coding sequence ATGTATTCGGAGGCGGGGGGAATAACCCTTTGGCGGGGCTCCCAGCTGGGCGGTCGGCACACGCGCGTCGTGGTGTCTGGCAGCCCGCAGCTCGACGCTGGAATGCCGGGCGGTGGCTGGCCTCGTGGCGCGCTGACTGAGCTGCTCGTCTCAGGTCACGGCGTGGGCGAAATGCGGCTTCTTCGTCCTGCCCTTGCAGCAATCGCCGACCGGCCCGTCATGCTGTTGCAGCCACCGCACCGCCTTCAGCCGGCGGCACTGGCAGCTTGGGGCCTATCGGCAGAGCACGTGCGCGTGCTGCACGCCGGGAAAACGGCCGACGCGCTGTGGGCCGCCGAGCAGATCCTGCGCGCGGGCACCACCGGTGCGCTGATCTTCTGGCAAAACCACGTGCGGCCGGAGTCGCTGCGCCGCCTTCATCTCGCGGCGCAGACGTCCGACACGTTGTTCTTCCTGATCAGACCACTGGCGGCCGCGAGCGACGCTTCCACCGCGCCGCTGCGACTTGCGCTGCGCCCGGTGCGCGACGGCGTGAATGTGGAGTTTGTGAAGCGGCGTGGGCCGCGGCGCGACGACACGCTTTCTGTACTGCTCTCCCCTTCGCCCATCCTGAATGTGAATCGAAATGCAAGTGTGGATCGGCGTTCACCTCCCGCTACTGTGCCTCGAAGTGTTCCGGCCGAAGTGGTCGCGTGA
- a CDS encoding transposase: protein MLSVRVDTCTQTMMTEKQELRSRLVVGHRRDGRREFDEDAVRELVEFCLKPGVSIARAAMDHDVNPNQLRRWISRHQQHTLQTPTRPDPLVIDGVSIDIPGTARRVPMSEAQTFVPVVTTASTVPVVSAVLPPAPSLMALSLHVRLSNGVEFDLGEASVDELATVIQMLGRLPCSGSTKG, encoded by the coding sequence ATGCTAAGTGTCCGCGTGGACACATGCACTCAGACCATGATGACAGAGAAACAGGAGCTTCGAAGCAGACTGGTGGTTGGCCACAGACGCGATGGCCGGCGGGAATTTGATGAAGATGCCGTGCGGGAGCTGGTCGAGTTTTGTCTGAAGCCGGGAGTATCGATCGCCCGGGCGGCCATGGACCATGACGTCAATCCGAATCAGTTGCGCCGCTGGATTTCGCGCCATCAGCAGCATACGCTGCAAACCCCAACAAGGCCGGATCCGCTGGTGATCGACGGCGTATCGATCGACATTCCGGGCACTGCACGTCGGGTTCCGATGAGTGAAGCGCAGACATTCGTTCCTGTCGTCACGACTGCGTCGACCGTGCCTGTCGTTTCGGCAGTATTGCCACCAGCCCCGTCGTTGATGGCGCTCTCGTTGCATGTGCGCCTGTCCAATGGTGTCGAATTCGATCTTGGTGAGGCGAGCGTCGATGAACTGGCCACGGTGATCCAGATGCTGGGGAGGCTGCCTTGTTCCGGTTCGACGAAGGGCTGA